From Halarcobacter mediterraneus:
TATAAGGAATATTTGCTTTTTGTGAGATTTGCTCTATTGCTTGGCTTAGAGATTTATCTTCTACTGTGTATAATTGCTCTGCATTTAGATTTGTGCATAAAACAAAAGCTAAAGCAGGAGCAATAAATCTTGATTTTAGTTTAATCATTTAGTCTCCTTTTATTTTAAGAACAATTATTGAAATCATTCTTTCTATTAGTAAGACGTTTGAGTTTTAAAAATCAGACACTAATTTTGAGAAATCTTTATATTTCTATTGTTTTTATCTAATTTTAAAGGATAGATTTTAGGTAAAGCTTCTAGAAATTTATTAAATTCATTTATTGCAAACTTTCCTGTAATAGCTGTATATGCTACATCTTCATTTTCATACTTTACATCAATATCTACATATCTTGAGAATTCTTTAATTACAGTCTTAAGTGGTGTTCCATAAAAAGATAAAAAACCTTTTTCCCAAGTTGCTATTTTTTCTAGTTCAATTTTTCCATAGTCTGAAACTTTTCCATTTCTATTTAAAGTAAGTTGTTCTTTTTTTGTCAAAATGATTATTGTTTTGATTTTATCATACTCTTTTTTAGATATTTTTACTGTTCCTTCTTTTACTTTTATGCTTACTTTATCATTTAGATTACTTACTTCAAAACTTGTACCTAAAACTTCTATTTGGGCATTACTTGCATTTATTATAAAGGGTCTGCTTTTATCTTTTGCCACATAAAAGACAGCTTTTCCTTTTGGAAAAATCACTTCTCTTCTATTTTTATAATAGTCTATATTCATAGTTGAATTTACATCTAATACAATTTTAGAATTATCAGGGAGTAAATACTTATCTTCTATTTTATTGTTTGATATTAATGCTTTAGAAAAACTTGGATTTATAAAATCTATATAGTAATTATATGAGCCAATTCCTACTGCCAAAAGAAATATTGCAGCTGTAGAAAAGTATCTAATTTTTTGTATAAACTTTGCTCTTTTTATACCTGTATTTGCTTTTTCTTTTAATTCTTCTTTTTTATTACTTGGTAAAGACTTAAAAGTCTCTCTTATAAGTTTATTACTTACATAGGCTTCTTTATGTTCTTTACTTTCATTTAGCCATTGTTCTAGCTCTTTTTTCTCACAGGTAGATAATCCTTCTTGTTCTTTAATAAGCCATAAGATTGCTTCTTCATTTATACTTTTCATTATTTAATTCCTAATTTTCTTTGCATCTTTTCTTTCAACTTTTCACTTGCCCGAATTATGTGTTTTTCAACTGCTCCAACACTTACTCCCATTTTTTCAGCGATTTCTTTTCTTGAAAAGCCTTCAAGTATATGTAAAGTAAAAGCTTGTTGATTTTTTTCAGGTAAGGTAGCTAATATTTGAAGTAGTAATTCTTGCTGATTTGCTTGACAAACCTGTTCTTCAGGTTGTTCTTCAATCGGTATACTATGTTCTTCCTCTTCATAAATAATACTTGAAGCATTTTTTTCTCTTCTAGCTTGGTCAATTGCAATATTTCTTGCTAATTTATATAAAAAAGCTCTTTTATTTTTTACTGGGGTTCTTTTATCAATAACTAACATTCTGCTATATGCTTCTTGAATGATATCTTTGGCTTTTTCTTTATCTCCAACCATTCGATAAATATAATATACTAACTCATTATAGTGTTCAATCATAAGGAGCTAACCTTTTATAGTATTTTTGAGATACATTATCATAATTAGAATTATATAAAAATAAATGAAAAGCTTTACATGACAAGCAAAACTATTAAAATGTACTATTTTATAAAAAAATGAAGAAGTTTATATCCACTTGCAGCAGCTAAGATTGTACCAAAAAGATTTAAGAACATATTAGTTAGTCCTAAAAAAAATGAAGTTTGAAGTAAAAAAAAGCTTTCTATAGCAAAGGTAGAATATGTAGTTAAAGCACCTAAAAATCCCGTTATTAAAAAAGATTTTGTAATATCTGAAAGTAAATTATGTGTAACGAAAGCAAATAAACATCCTATAATAAAACTACCTACAATATTTACAAGAAGTATTCCTACTGGAAAATCTATGGGGAAATGCTTATTTGTAAGATGAACAACATAAGCTCTTGCTACAGCACCTAAAAAACCACCTAATCCTATAGCTAAAACTGTTTGCCAACTAAAAGTCATTTTTTTCAAGCTCTTCTTTGAAAACTCTATTCATTTCTTCTTCTAGGTCTTCAAACCAAGTTGTTCCTTTTTGAGCTTGTACAGGTTTTAAATAGATGACTTTTACTATCCCTGGTTCTTGCTTTACTCGTCTTGAGTCTAGAATTTTTTTTGTATTTAAAATTATTGCTGGCTGGACTCGAAGATTTAATTTATTTGCAATCATTTTAGCACCAGGTTTAAACTTTAACATATGTTTTCCATCACTTCTTGTTCCTTCAGGAAACATAGCTATAGGTCTACCTTTTGATAATCTGTCTTTTGCTTCTTTTAATAAATGAATAATTCCTGCTTTATTTTCTCTATCTACAGATATCATTTGTGGAGCTTTTATAATATGTCCAAAAAAGAATAAATCAGTAATTTCTTTTTTTGCAACCCAAGCTAAGTGCTTATTATGAAGATGTTCCATAACAATAATATCTAATAAGCTTTGATGATTCATAATAACCATATCACAAGAATCATCTAACTCACCTTCTATCTGAAACTTTATACCTAATAAATAAGTTTGGACTTTCATCCATATTTTAATTATTTCATGGGTTTTATTTTTAAATAAATACATAGCAACTACAACTATTGCAACAGTAATTGAGAATTGTATAAGAACGATAAAACCTCTAATTCTTGATAACATCTTCTTCCTTTACCCAACCAATATATTTATTATCATCTTTTTGAAACATAATTTTAACAAAATTGTTTCTTCTTTTCATTTCTTCTACAGTAGTTTGAGATGGGATTTGTTGAAAAATTGTAGAATTCTTTGTAGGCAAAATATAAATTACCGTATTTTCTTTTAATTTTATATTCTGATTTGGCATTGCAAATAGCATAAAAGCTATTGCTAAAATTAAAAATACTATTAAATATAAATAGTTTCTCTTCCAAATAAAAAGAATTAAAAATACTAAAGATAAAGCTCCTATAGCAAGTTTTTTATAAAACTCAAAACTTGAATTATTTGGGTTTAAATCAGTTTGAGTGCTCACTAGTTCTTCTTCAAATTTAATTGGGATACTAATATTTTCTAATCTATTTTTAGTACTATTATAATAATTAAATGAAATAGATTTTTGATGAATAGGAATAACTACATAATATATCATATGTTGTTCAGGATAATTATCTTCAATTAAAGTAATTCCCTGTTCTTCAACTCCTTGTATAAGAAAATCTTCAAAATTTGAATACTTACCTTGTAAATCAATAATCACTAAGGCTTCTTTATTTGTATATTGTTTTGCTTTTGAACCTAATAAAGTTACTTCATTTGCAATTATATTTGAAAATCTTTTATCCCCTTTTGCTATTTCTGAAAAGTTTATCTTAGGAGGAAGTAGTTTTCTACTCTCTACTAAAACATCATTATCAAAAAGTTTTACTTCAATTGTAGGAAGTAAAAAGTTTGGTTCATAGGCTTTAAAATAATATTTATTTTCATATATATTTGTTGTTCCTTGAGCTAAATTCCAAGAATCTTCAGCATTTAAAGGAATCATATTAATTCCATCTATAAAGTGTGTTTCTATTCTATCATAATTAGTTCTTGTAATTAAAGCTTTAACATCTACTTCAAATCTTTGATTTTTATAAATTTGTTCAGGATATTTTTTATATGAAAGATAAAGATTTTTTGTCACCACTGAAGGTTCCATATTTTCACCTTCAGCAGACTGATTATTTTGTGAAAAATTATTATTAGTTATAATTTCATGTTCTAAGTTATCATCTGTAAACACAGAAGATTCATTTTTTACAAAATCATTATTTGCAAAAATAAAAGAAATGAAAAGAAGGATTATTACTAATATTTTTTTCACTATTTTAAAAATCCTTTTAGCATATTAAGTCCATCATCACAACCTAATAGAGTTTCAATTGCTCTTTCTGGATGAGGCATTAATCCAAATACATTTTTTTCTTTATTACAAATACCTGCAATATTTGATACAGAACCATTGATATTTTTTAGTTCAGCATTTTCATCACAATATTTTAAAAGAATTTGATTATTTTCTTCAAGCTCTTTTAATCCTTTTTCATCAATAAAATAATTACCATCATGATGAGCTACAGGAATATTTACAACATCACCTTTTTTTAACAATGATAAAAAAATATTGTCATTATTTATTACTTTTAGATGATTATATTTAGAAATAAAATGTAAAGAGTCATTTCTTTTCATAGCACCTGGTAAAAGTCCTGCTTCAAGTAAAATCTGAAATCCATTACAAATACCTAAAATTTTTCCACCTTTAGAAGCATATTCTTGAACTGATTCCATAATATTTGCAAATCTTGCAATTGCTCCTGATCTTAGATAATCACCATATGAAAATCCCCCAGGTATTACCAAAAGGTCTGTGTTTTCAGGAATTTCTTTATCCTTATGCCAAACTATTGTAACATCACAATTCAATTTTTCAAAAGCATATTTTGTGTCATATTCACAATTAGTACCAGGAAATTGTAGTACAGATACATTCATTGTCTTAACCTACTATCTCAATTTGATAATCTTCAATTACAGTGTTTGCTAAAAGTTTTTCACACATTTTTGTTACTTCTTCTTTTGCTTCATCTTCATTTGATGAATTTAATTCCATAATAATTTGTTTACCAATTCTTACATCTTTTACAATATCTTTAAAACCTAACGTATCTAACGCATGATGAGTTGCTTTTCCTTGATCATCAAGAACACCTTGCTTTAATGCTACATTTATGATTGCTTTCATTTATTACCTTCTATTTATATTTTTGCGATTATATCTAAAATTATCTTATAGCAATTTACTTCAAAATTACTTAATCAAGCTATTTTGAATAGTGCTATAGCCACTTAAAATTTCATTCTTAATAGAATCTGGAACTATAACATCTAATTTTTGACCAGCTTCTAAACTTTTTGCCTGTTCTTTCCAGCTATTATCTTTTGCAAAATTTCTAAGAATTTGCTTATCCATTGAAATATAATTTTGAGCTTCAAAATCTTTTTTTGCAATAAATCTCGAACTTTCAGGAGTTAGAACTTCATCACCAAGAACCCATTCACCTTTTGAGTTAATAAAAATCTCAAACTTTGTATCAACTACAATAATTCCATTCTCTTCTGCAAATACAGTAAAGTCTTTAAACAGTTTTTCTAAATTAGAAATAATTTCAGGGAATCTCTTTCTAACTTCTGTAGAGTTTAAAGGTTCATCTTTTACCCCTTTTGTAGTAGGAGTAAAAATTGGTGTTTCAAATTTGTACCATTGTTTTAAATTAGGTGCTAATTCTAATCCATATGGATCTTTTCCATTTTGACATGCTTCATATAAAGAACCTGTCAAATAGTTTCTAAAAATAAACTCAAACTGAACAATATCACCATCTATTTCAGCTTCCAGAGGTTTACAAAGTTCCATTACTTGGCATCTTGGAGAAATATCTAAAGAGTCATCTATCTTTTCATCTAAAATAGCTGTTTTTATTCCAGATTTTTTTGCAAACTCTGCACCATTATTTGAAATTGAAGTTTGATATATACCTTTTCCTTCTATTTCAAGGTTTAAAGGAATATCAAAAACAGAACATCTGTCACTTCTTACTAATAATACTTTTGGTTCATTTCCAGGACAAGTATATAAATCTGCATTTTTTCCTATATAAAAAAGATTATACCCAAGGTTTTCTAACTCAGGAAGTCCTTTTTTATTTGTAGTTTTTTTTGATTCAGGCCATAGACCAAGTGCTACAATCTCACTTATATTCATCGACTATTTCTCCCATTATTTGTTAATAATTATTAATGATTTTAATATACCAATTGCTGTATTAAGTTGATTATCTTTTAAAATATCTTCTTCTGTTATAGTTTTTTTATCTTCTTTTTCTTTAGTATCTTCTTCTTTATCTTTTTTCTCTTTATCTTCTTTAGTTAATTCACTTTCTAAATGTTTCTTTAAATCTGCTTCTTTTAATTTAAACTCTGCATTTTTTTCTGCAACCACTTCTCCTGCATGAGATATTACATCTGGAGTTATTCCTGTTGCTTGAATAGTTCTACCACTTGGAAGATAATATTTTGCAATTGTTATTTTAATATTTTCACTTCTATCTTGTGTAATTGGTAAAATTGCTTGAACTGAACCTTTTCCAAAAGTTTTTTCTCCAATTACAATAGCTCTTTTATGATCTTGTAAAGAACCACTTACAATTTCAGAAGCTGAAGCTGAACCACCATTAACTAAAACTACTAAAGGTACGTCTGTCATAGTTTGAGAAGCTTTCGCCTCAAACTTCTCTTCTTCTTCTGTATTTCTTCCTTTTTGAGAAACTATAATACCTTCATTTACAAATAAGTCAACAACTCCTATTGCTTGCGTTAATAATCCACCAGGATTGTTTCTTAGGTCTAAAATGATTCCTTTCGTTTTAGGGTTAGCTTCAATTGCCTCTTCTAATTTTTTGGTAACATTTCTATCAAAACTTGAAACTCTTAAATATAATAAATTTTCATTTTCTATATTTTTTGCAAAAACTGATTCTATCTTAATAATGTCTCTTACTATATCAATTTTGATTGGTTTATTTTCACCTTTTCTAACTAAAGTTAAAGCTATTGGTGTTTTTGGTTTTCCCCTCATTAAAGCAACTGCTTCATCTAAAGTCATATTTAAAGTAGAATTATCATCAATTTTCAAAATAATATCACCTGATTTAACACCTGCTTTATATGCTGGTGTATCATCGATTGGTGCAATGATTGTCAAAGCACCATCTCTCATTCCAACAGTAATACCTAAACCACCAAACTCTCCTTGAGTTTGAATATCCATTTCTTTTGATGACTTTTTATCTAAATAAGTAGAGTGTGCATCTAATTCTTGCATAAGT
This genomic window contains:
- a CDS encoding FecR family protein gives rise to the protein MKSINEEAILWLIKEQEGLSTCEKKELEQWLNESKEHKEAYVSNKLIRETFKSLPSNKKEELKEKANTGIKRAKFIQKIRYFSTAAIFLLAVGIGSYNYYIDFINPSFSKALISNNKIEDKYLLPDNSKIVLDVNSTMNIDYYKNRREVIFPKGKAVFYVAKDKSRPFIINASNAQIEVLGTSFEVSNLNDKVSIKVKEGTVKISKKEYDKIKTIIILTKKEQLTLNRNGKVSDYGKIELEKIATWEKGFLSFYGTPLKTVIKEFSRYVDIDVKYENEDVAYTAITGKFAINEFNKFLEALPKIYPLKLDKNNRNIKISQN
- a CDS encoding RNA polymerase sigma factor, with amino-acid sequence MIEHYNELVYYIYRMVGDKEKAKDIIQEAYSRMLVIDKRTPVKNKRAFLYKLARNIAIDQARREKNASSIIYEEEEHSIPIEEQPEEQVCQANQQELLLQILATLPEKNQQAFTLHILEGFSRKEIAEKMGVSVGAVEKHIIRASEKLKEKMQRKLGIK
- the crcB gene encoding fluoride efflux transporter CrcB gives rise to the protein MTFSWQTVLAIGLGGFLGAVARAYVVHLTNKHFPIDFPVGILLVNIVGSFIIGCLFAFVTHNLLSDITKSFLITGFLGALTTYSTFAIESFFLLQTSFFLGLTNMFLNLFGTILAAASGYKLLHFFIK
- a CDS encoding lysophospholipid acyltransferase family protein, with the protein product MLSRIRGFIVLIQFSITVAIVVVAMYLFKNKTHEIIKIWMKVQTYLLGIKFQIEGELDDSCDMVIMNHQSLLDIIVMEHLHNKHLAWVAKKEITDLFFFGHIIKAPQMISVDRENKAGIIHLLKEAKDRLSKGRPIAMFPEGTRSDGKHMLKFKPGAKMIANKLNLRVQPAIILNTKKILDSRRVKQEPGIVKVIYLKPVQAQKGTTWFEDLEEEMNRVFKEELEKNDF
- the purQ gene encoding phosphoribosylformylglycinamidine synthase I, encoding MNVSVLQFPGTNCEYDTKYAFEKLNCDVTIVWHKDKEIPENTDLLVIPGGFSYGDYLRSGAIARFANIMESVQEYASKGGKILGICNGFQILLEAGLLPGAMKRNDSLHFISKYNHLKVINNDNIFLSLLKKGDVVNIPVAHHDGNYFIDEKGLKELEENNQILLKYCDENAELKNINGSVSNIAGICNKEKNVFGLMPHPERAIETLLGCDDGLNMLKGFLK
- the purS gene encoding phosphoribosylformylglycinamidine synthase subunit PurS, whose amino-acid sequence is MKAIINVALKQGVLDDQGKATHHALDTLGFKDIVKDVRIGKQIIMELNSSNEDEAKEEVTKMCEKLLANTVIEDYQIEIVG
- a CDS encoding phosphoribosylaminoimidazolesuccinocarboxamide synthase, whose product is MNISEIVALGLWPESKKTTNKKGLPELENLGYNLFYIGKNADLYTCPGNEPKVLLVRSDRCSVFDIPLNLEIEGKGIYQTSISNNGAEFAKKSGIKTAILDEKIDDSLDISPRCQVMELCKPLEAEIDGDIVQFEFIFRNYLTGSLYEACQNGKDPYGLELAPNLKQWYKFETPIFTPTTKGVKDEPLNSTEVRKRFPEIISNLEKLFKDFTVFAEENGIIVVDTKFEIFINSKGEWVLGDEVLTPESSRFIAKKDFEAQNYISMDKQILRNFAKDNSWKEQAKSLEAGQKLDVIVPDSIKNEILSGYSTIQNSLIK
- a CDS encoding S41 family peptidase; this encodes MNRFLLVLSIVILLSQSIFANEKKEDDSNQTRFESLSKLTQVIGTVEKYYVDDIKLQEIVDKALKGLMQELDAHSTYLDKKSSKEMDIQTQGEFGGLGITVGMRDGALTIIAPIDDTPAYKAGVKSGDIILKIDDNSTLNMTLDEAVALMRGKPKTPIALTLVRKGENKPIKIDIVRDIIKIESVFAKNIENENLLYLRVSSFDRNVTKKLEEAIEANPKTKGIILDLRNNPGGLLTQAIGVVDLFVNEGIIVSQKGRNTEEEEKFEAKASQTMTDVPLVVLVNGGSASASEIVSGSLQDHKRAIVIGEKTFGKGSVQAILPITQDRSENIKITIAKYYLPSGRTIQATGITPDVISHAGEVVAEKNAEFKLKEADLKKHLESELTKEDKEKKDKEEDTKEKEDKKTITEEDILKDNQLNTAIGILKSLIIINK